The bacterium DNA window ACTGCCAACACGTTATGGTGACTTCTTTATTCACGGGTATGAGTGCTCCGTTGATCCCAATCCATACGTTGCCATTACGATGGGAGATTTGAAAAGCGGTGAGCCAACACTAGTCCGTGTCCATTCGAGTTGCATGACAGGCGATTTGCTTGAAAGCCTTCGCTGTGATTGCGGCGATCAGCTTCATCTCGCATTAGAAAGAATTTCTGAAGAAGGCCGAGGGGTTTTACTCTATATTAACCAGGAAGGCCGCGGAATAGGGATTTTAAATAAGATAAAAGCCTATTCTCTTCAAGATCAAGGTCAGGATACAGTAGAAGCAAATGAAAGCCTTGGTTTCAAAGCCGATCTTCGAGAATACGGCATCGGCGCGCAAATACTGGCTGACCTCGGACTAAAACAGATTCGTCTGATGACAAACAATCCAGCCAAAATCGCAGGGTTGGACGGGTATGGTCTGCATATCGTCGAGCATGTCCCACTAGTATCAAAACCTACCGAACATAATTTACGCTATCTAAACGCTAAACGAGATAAGCTTGGGCATTGGCTGAAATAGATTTTCGAGTTGGGAGAAAAAAATGACTAAAGTATATGAAGGCAAATTGATTGGAACTGGGTTTAAGGTTGGGATCGTAGTGAGCCGTTGGAACTCATTTGTTACCACTAAACTCTTGGAGGGTGCTCTCGATGCGCTTAAACGACATGAAGTCGATTTGAATGATGTCGAAGTCGCATGGGTTCCTGGAACATGGGAAGCTCCGCTTGCTGCTCAGGAATTTTCGCGGTCGAAGCGATTTGATGCAATTGTGTGCCTTGGCGCAATTTTGAAAGGCGATACACCTCACGCAGAATATCTTGCTTCACAAGTTAGCAAAGGACTTGCCCAAATCTCGCTTGAGACGGGAGTGCCGATTGCATGGGGAGTTCTAACTTGCGATACGATCGAACAGGCGGTTGAACGATCTGGCGTTAAAATGGGCAATAAAGGCGCAGAAGCGGCGACGAGCGCAATCGAAACAGTCCATGTCTTGAAGCAAAT harbors:
- the ribE gene encoding 6,7-dimethyl-8-ribityllumazine synthase, coding for MTKVYEGKLIGTGFKVGIVVSRWNSFVTTKLLEGALDALKRHEVDLNDVEVAWVPGTWEAPLAAQEFSRSKRFDAIVCLGAILKGDTPHAEYLASQVSKGLAQISLETGVPIAWGVLTCDTIEQAVERSGVKMGNKGAEAATSAIETVHVLKQIRDGGRT